Below is a genomic region from Streptomyces ferrugineus.
CGGTGGTCCCGCCGGAGACGATCGCTCCGGCGGCCTGGTCGAAGGGCGACAGCGACTTGGCCATGAGCAGGCCCACCCGGTCGGCGCTCGCGCCCGTGCGGGAGACGAGCCGGGCGGTGATCTCGCAGTCGCCGGTGACGGGCCGTCGTACGAACTGCCCGGTCATTCCCTGGTTGTTGACGGTCAGATCGACTCCCGCGCCGCGCACGGTGAAGGTGCCGTCGGCGTACGACGTACTGCCCGGGGTGTGGATCGCCGCGACGCCGAACGTTCCGAAGTCCCGGTCGTCGAGGACGACATCGCCCAGGTCGCCGTACGTCCACGGGGCGGGCGGGGGCGTGCCGACCGTCAGGGTGAGCTTGCCGGTGCCGTCGCCCGCCGCGTTGCCGGCGGTGGTGGTGACGGTGAACTCGCCGGTCCTGTTGGGCGTTCCGGAGATCAGGCCGGTGCGCCTGTCGAGGCGGAGGCCGTCGGGCAGGCCGTCGGCGGTGAACCGCACGGGCTCGTGCGAGCCGCGCAGGACGTGCCGGAAAGCGTCGCCCTTGTTGGCGAACGCGCTGGTGGCGGAGGTGAGTTGGGGCACGGTCGGGGTCGGCATCCGCGCGGCGGTCGATTCCGAGAGCGGGCCGCGTCCGCCGCAGTTCGTCTTCGCGACGGCGTAGTGGTACGTCGTCCCGGGTGCGCCCGTGGCGTCGGCGTACCGGACGCGGGTGCCGAAGCCGACCGCGCCGATGCCGGTGGCGATCGTCTCGAAGGGGCCGTCGGCGGAGGTGGAGCGCAGCACCTTGTAGCGGGCGGACGGATCGGGGTCGGTCCAGGCCAGCTCGACGGCGTCGGCGCCGGTGGCGGCGGTGAGGCCGGTGGCGGTACGGCCGGGGCGGGGCGGCGACCAGATCTCGCCGATGGCCGCGGAGGTGACGCAGACGTTGTCGAAGGCGCCGGTGCCGGTCTCGGCGTACTCCTCGTCGACGCCGAGGCACGAGGTGAGGACCAGACCCGCGTACGCCGTGCGCCCCAACTCGACCTCGCTGGAGCCGACTTCGGTCCAGCGGATGCCGTCCGGGGAGATCGCGCCGGTGCAGCGCCGGCCCTTGCGGGTCACGCGCACCCAGTACGGGGCCCGCAGCCGGTAGCCGTCGCCGGCGCCCTCGACGTAGGGAGCCTCCAGGGGGGTCGCCGACTCGGGCAGCTCCCCCAGGTTGGAGATCGGGAAGGCGGCCGAGCTGGTGATCGCCGTCTGCTGCGAGGGCGGCACGGGCGTGCTGCCGGTGCCGGTCACGGCGGCCCCGGCCTTCGGGCGGACGCTCCACACGCCGCTCCACGTGTGCAGCGGCAGCCCCTGGATCAGCATGGCGGCGTGGGCCGCGTCCGCGTCGAGTGAGTCGCGCAGGGTGACGCCGATCTTGGAGTACTGCGAGCTGAGCGGGAAGACGATCCGTGCGGTGATCGCTCCGTCACCGGGCAGCCGGAGGTGGGTGCTGCGGTAGGTGTCGGCGGTGCCGCTCGCCTCCAGGACGAACCGTTCGCCGTCGAAGCCCGCCGAGCCGGGGATCTTCACCGCGCCGAGGTCCTCGGTGGACCAGGGCTCGGGCAGCCCGGCGGTGAGGGCGGTCGGGAGCGAATCGGCGCTGCTGCCCCGGGAGTTGGTGGCGTTGACCGTGTAGTAGTACGTCCGTCCCTCGTTGACGCCGGTGTCCTTGTAGGCCGGCTTGTCGACGCCGGAGGCGATCTCCTCGTACGGCCCTTCGAGGCGGGTGGCCCGGCGGACGGTGTACGTCTTCGCCCACGCGGTCGGCAGCCAGCTCACGGTGACGGAGCGGCCGTCGGTGGTCGCGGTGAGGCCGGCGGGGGCCGTCGGCGCGGTGGGTGAGGCGGCCGTCGTGGCGGCGTACGTGAGGGTGCCCCAGCCCGGGTGGTCCTCCTGGTATCCCTCGACGAAGCGCGTGCCGCCGGTGCCCCGGAAGACGACCTTCTCGGTGTAGGGGGCGGGTTTGCCGAGGCGGCCGGCGTAGTGCGCGTACGCCATCTCCCACAGCGGCCGCCACACTCCGCGCTGCCGGCCCGAGACGGCCGTCTTGACGTACTTGCCGGTGCGGTCGAGGTCGGGGGTGAAGGGGACGGAGTCGTCGCCGAGGTTGTAGCGGCCGAAGTACTCGAAGTTGGCGAGGATGCGGTCGTCGGCGAAGGCGTACAGGTCGACGCCCTGCCGCCAGGCGACCTCGGCCGCGTCGGCGAGCAGGCCGAGGGCGAGCTGCTCGTGGGCCTGGTCGCGGCCGGACTCCTGGCCCTGACCCGTGGCGGAGACGACGCGGTGCAGCACCGAGCCGTTGCCGGCGCCGGCGATCGCGAACCGCAGGGCGTCCTCGAACAGCACCCGGTTGTCGCAGAAGACGCCGATGGCGAGGATGGTGCGCAGCGCTCCGAGGTCCCAGTTGCCGTTGGCGTAGAGGCAGTAGCCGGACAGGGCCGGGTACCAGACGTCGGTGAAGGAGCGCTCGCAGCGGCGTATCGACTCCTCGGGCCAGCCGTCGTAGCCGCTGTGGCGGAGGATCTCGGCGGCGTTGACCAGCTTGAAGCCCTGGATGCCGGCGCCGAGTTGGCCGTCGGCGCCGGTGATGCCGGTGAGGGAGGCGGCCCAGACGTCGAGGATGTCGCGGGCCTTGTCGGCGTGGCGTACGTCGCCGGTGACGGCCCACATGAGGGCGTTGTGGTAGGCGGCGGCCGCGTCGTCGGCGGCCTGGCGGGTCCAGTTGGTGGGGCCGCGGCCCCAGGTGGTGATCTGGCCGGTGTTGCGGATGCCGTAGGTGTGCTGGGCGCGGAAGTCGGCGGCCAGCGCGGCGAAGCCGGAGGCGATCGGCTCCCGGCCTTCCGCGACCGCGGACTTCATCCGGTCCAGGTCGGCGCGGGAGTGCAGGAGGCCGGGGTGGGCGAAGGTGAACGCCGTGTCGGCGGTCTGGGCCCACGCGGGCGTGGCGGCGAGGGCGGACAGCAGTCCGCTCCCGGCCACGCCCGCGAGTCCCGCCGCGCCGAGGAACGTCCGTCGGCTGAGGGCTTGCATGGAACTGTCTCCTGGCTTACGGGTGCTGCACGGTGATCGAGACGGACTTGGTCGCCGTGCCCACGGTGTTCGTGGCCGAGACGGTGACCTTGTAGGTGCCGGGCACCTGCGGGATGCCGGAGATCAGGCCGGTCCTGTCGTCGACCTTCAGCCCCTGGGGCAGTCCCTCGGCGTCGTACGACGTCGGCAGCGCGCTCGCGGTGACGAGGTGGTTGAAGACCTGGCGTGCGGTGGCCGTGGCCTCGCCGGCGCTGGTGATCTCGGGCGCCACCGTGGCGGCGGCCTCGCTGTCCTTCAGGAAACGCAGGCCCGTCACATGCTCGTTGACGAACATCGGCACCATGTCCGGCGTCAGGTACCAGCGGGGCTTCTGCATGGTGTCGGCGATGACCGTGTCGTTGATCGCCAGGTTCTGGAAGGTGAGGTTCTTGATCTGCCGGTCCGCGTCGTAGCCCACGACGATCGGCATGTGCTCGTTCTTGCCGTTGTAGGTGACGTCGCGGACGTAGACGTCGTGGATGCCGCGGCCGGGCGAGGCGTTGTAGCGGTTGGCCATGACGCGCATGTTGAACAGCTGGCCCCAGGTGAAGTCCTCGACCCGGACGTCCTGGATGCGGACGTTGCGGATGAGGTTGCTGTCGCCCGGGTTGAGGGCGAAGCAGCCCTGGTAGAGGACCTGCGGCTCGCGGTGCTGGAGGACGTCGATGTTGCTGAAGACGATGTTCTCGATGGTCTCGGGCTGCTCCGGGTTGCCGTGCGTGCCCATGTTCACCGGGTGGGCGACGTCGGCCCACAGGGTGGAGTCGCGGACGGTGACGTTGCGGCAGTCGCCGTAGTAGTCCCAGCGGTGGGCGTAGATGGCGATGCAGTCGTCGCTGTTGCGCATCCAGACGCCCTCGATCAGGACGTCCTCGCTGCTGAACACGTCGATGCCGTCGCCCCACTGGCCGGAGCTGTAGGAGTGCAGGTTGCGGACGGTGACCTGCTTCGACTGGCCGATGGTGCAGGAGTAGCCGGACTTCGGGTTGAGGACGAGGATGCCGTCGATCTCGATGTTCTTGGAGAACTTCACCAGGGTGGCGGCGTCCGAGGCCGTGATGATGCCCCGGCCGAGCAGCCGGGCGTTCTCCACGTTGATGAACTCCACGCGGGCCTTCAGCACCGCGCCGCCGGCCAGGTACACCGTCTTGCCGCTGGGCACCTTCACCACGCCGTCCGAGGGGGTGTGCATGCCCGGGCCGAAGTAGATGACGTCGGGATCGTCCGCCTCCGGCCGCGTCTTCTCGATCGGGTTGGCGTGCAGCTGCAGGTTGCCGTAGATGTCGCCGTCGATCTCGATGGAGAGGTTGCGCGGCTCGGTGAGGGCGAAGGTGATGGTGTCGCCGCTGACCTCGTGCTGGATGTCGTACGACAGCGGTCGGACGCGGGCGCTGCCGATCGCGCCCTTGGCGGACGTGACCTGCACCTCCACGGTGCCGGTGAAGTCGAGGCTGGCGACCGAGGTGGGCCGGATGATGCCGCTGCCGGTCTTCTCGTTGATGGTCTTCGTGGTGGCGCGCAGGACCGGAACCGGCTTCCACTGGCCGCCGGGGGTGCGGGCCTTGACGACATAGCTGGTGTTGATCGGCATGGCGCCCGGCACGGGGTGCACCACGAGCCGGTCGGCAGCCTCCGGTCTGTCCTCCGCGCTCGCGGTGCCGGCCGCCGTGCCGAGCAGGGAGTACGCGGCGGCGGTGGCGCCCGCGGCCTGGATGAGGGTGCGCCGGGACAGGCCGGTGACGTGGGTGTGGTTCATGGCTGAGTTCCTTATGAGAAAGGGGTTTTGTATGGGCTACTTGAGCCCGGACGTGGACATCCCGGCGACGAAACCGCGCTGGGCGACGAGGAAGATCAGCAGGATGGGGACGACGTACATCACCGAGGCGGCGGCCTGGAGCTCGGGGACGGGCGTACCGCCCTCGTTGACGTAGGTGGTCATCACGGCGACGGCGAGCGTGGTGCGGTCGGTGGACAGCAGCAGCTGCGGGGCGATGTAGTCGCCCCAGGTCCAGGTGAAGGCGATGATGAAGCTCGCGGACAGCACCGGCCAGGACTGCGGCAGGAAGATCCGCCAGAAGATCGACGGGTATCCGCAGCCGTCGACGATCGCGGCCTCCTCCAGCTCGCGCGGCATGCCCGCGAAGAACTGCCGGAAGAGGAAGACCAGATACGGCGCCGCCGACAGCCCCCACAGCACCCACGGCCAGTACGTGTCGACCATGCCGACCTTGGCGAAGATGAGGTAGGTCGGCAGCAGGGTGACCATCTGGGGCAGCATCATCGACCCGAGCAGGATGCCGAACAGCACCTTCTTGCCGGGCGCGTCGAGCCGGGCGAAGCCGAAGCCGACCCATGCCGAGCTGACGGTGACGAGCGTGGCGTAGAGGAGGGCGATGATCAGGGAGTTGCGGGCGTAGCCGAGGAAGTCGATCTGGGTGAAGGCGTCGGCGAAGTTGTGCCACTGGAAGGCCTCGGGCAGCCAGTGCACGGGCGAGGCGGCCAGCTCGCCCTGGGTCTTCAGGGCGGACAGGACCAGCCAGCCGAAAGGCCCGAGGAACAGGCCGGTGACGGAGACGAGGACCGTGTAGAGGACGAGGCGCCTGGTGCGTACCCGCACCCGCGCGTCGGTCGCCGATGACTGGGGCGGCAGGGTGGTGGCGGTCACTTCTTCGCCTCCGGGTCGACGTTGTAGAACACCGCGCCGGACGTGAACCTGAAGATGAGTCCGGTGGCGATGAGGATCAGGACGAAGAGCACCCACAGCAGCGCGGAGGCGTAGCCGTAGCGGCCGAGCGCGAAGTACTGCGCGAAGACGTGCATCATGTACAGGTAGTTGGACTGCGGGACCGTGGTGATGCCGCTCGTGTCACCGAGCGGGGCCAGCAGCAGCGGCATGATGGTCTGCACCGAGGCGATCATCCCGGTCACCGTCTGGAAGAGCAGGACGGGCGACAGCAGCGGCACGGTGATGCTGCGGAAGGTGCGCCAGGCGCTCGCCCCGTCGATACAGGCCGCCTCGTGGAGTTCCCTGGGTACGTCCTGGAGGCCGGCCAGCGAGATGATCATGACGTTGCCGGCGGCCCAGAGCACCGTCATCAGCAGCACATACCGGGCGTAGGGGTCGGCGAGCCAGCCGATGGCCTCGAAGCCGAAGAAGGTGACGACGCCGTTGGTGGCGCCGGAGTTCGGGTCGAAGAGCAGCTTGAAGGCGAGGCCCGCGCCCACCGGCGGAACCACGGCGGGCAGATACAGCAGGGTGCGGAACAGACCGCGCGCCTTGAGCGGCCGGTTGACCAGGACGGCGAGGGCCAGCCCCGCGATGATCGACAACGGCACCGAGGTCACCGCGAACAGGCCCGCGCGGCCCAGTGCGCCCCAGGTCACCGGATCGTTCAGCAGCTCGCGGTAGTTGTCGAGTCCGACGTACTTCCAGTTGGGCGAGATGCCGTCGAACGTGGTGAAGCTCAGCCACAGCGCGTACCCCATCGGCGTGACGGTCAGCAGCAGGAACCCGATGATCCAGGGCGAGGTGAACAGGTAGAACGCCCGGTGCCTGCGCGCGGTCATGGAGATCCGCGGCCCGGCGGTGGCCGGCGCGCGCCCGGTGTCGGTGGCGGCGCTCGATCGGTCCGCGGCGGAGGAGATCTGGTCGACCGTCATCCCACTTGCTCCTTACCGCGCTTCATCTGCTCGTTGAAGGCCGAGTTCAGGCGCCCGGCGAGGGTGTCGACGGAGATCTGACCGTTCATCGCGGCGGGGGCGATCTGGTTGAAGAGGGCGTCGAGCGCGTCCGCCCTGGTGTACGGAGTGAACGAGACGACCGAGAAGTGCTTCAGCTCGTTCTCCTGCACCTTCAGCACCCGCTTCTGGTACTCCTCCTGTGCGGGCATCAGCGAACGCAGGGACTTCAGCGTGGGAATGCCCCAGCCGCCGGAGGCGCGCGCCTTGGCCGGCTCCTCGCCGAAGAACCACTCGAAGACCCGCCACGCGGCGTCCTTGTTCTTCGCGCCGCGCGGCATCCACAGCCCGGTGCCGCCCTGGCAGGCGCTGATCCGTTCACCGCCCGCGAAGATGGGGGCGGGCGCCAGGCGGGACACCGCCGCGAGCTTCTTGTCGGGGTAGATCATGCCGCCCAGCCAATAGCCGGAGTTCGACATGGCCAGCCGCCCGGCCTGGAAGGTGGGCCCGTCCCAGCCGTTGGGGTCGGGCTGGATGAGGCTCGGCCCGACCTTGGTCTTGCAGTAGTCGATGTACCAGGCCAGCGCCTTGCGGGCCTCGGGGGCGGTGAAGTCGACGCGGGAGAAGTCGTCGTTGAAGAGACTGCCGCCGGCTGCCGCCGTCATCGTCGCCAGGAGCGTGGACCGGGTCAGCCCGTTGAAGCTGCCGCCGAAGACGGTGGTCTGACCGCTCTTGCGCTGCACGAGGCGCTTGGCGTTGTCGAGCCACTCCTCATACGTGACCGGCCCGGTCTCCGGCGGGTAATCGGCCCCGCCCTTGTCGAAGGCCGCGGTGTTGTACCAGTACATGGAGTCCTGGGAGAAGTCCTTCGCCATGCCGTAGCGCGGGCCCTTGCCCTGGGTACGGCCGTCGTAGCGCCACAGGTCGTTGACCGGGTCCAGGTCGTCCTCCTTGAGGACGCGGCTCCGGGCGAAGTACGGATCCAGGTTCTCGGCCACGTCCCGGGCCGCGAAGAACGGCAGGTCCTCGGCACCGACGCCGCGCACCAGGTCCGGCGGGTTGCCGCTGGTGAGCATCGCGATCAGCTTGGTGATGTCGTACTTCACCAGGACGATCTTGATGCCGAGGTCCTTCTTGGCCTGCTGAACCTGCTCCGGGAGGATGTCCCCGGAGTTGACCATCACGGTGACGGTCTCACCGGAGCCGCTGACCCCGGTCGACACCTGCATCGCGCAGCCGCTCAGCGCTGCTGCGCCGGCCGCGGCGCCACCCGCCGACAGGGCGAGGAATCGGCGGCGACTCACGGGAGCACCGGCCTGGGTGTGCATGAACAACCCACTCTCTGTTCACTGGCGTGCGACGTTCACTGGCATGCGATATTTCCGCAACCGGTTTCTATGGCGGTGGAGGGAGCTTCTTCCCGAGAGCACGGCACGTCAA
It encodes:
- a CDS encoding alginate lyase family protein; amino-acid sequence: MQALSRRTFLGAAGLAGVAGSGLLSALAATPAWAQTADTAFTFAHPGLLHSRADLDRMKSAVAEGREPIASGFAALAADFRAQHTYGIRNTGQITTWGRGPTNWTRQAADDAAAAYHNALMWAVTGDVRHADKARDILDVWAASLTGITGADGQLGAGIQGFKLVNAAEILRHSGYDGWPEESIRRCERSFTDVWYPALSGYCLYANGNWDLGALRTILAIGVFCDNRVLFEDALRFAIAGAGNGSVLHRVVSATGQGQESGRDQAHEQLALGLLADAAEVAWRQGVDLYAFADDRILANFEYFGRYNLGDDSVPFTPDLDRTGKYVKTAVSGRQRGVWRPLWEMAYAHYAGRLGKPAPYTEKVVFRGTGGTRFVEGYQEDHPGWGTLTYAATTAASPTAPTAPAGLTATTDGRSVTVSWLPTAWAKTYTVRRATRLEGPYEEIASGVDKPAYKDTGVNEGRTYYYTVNATNSRGSSADSLPTALTAGLPEPWSTEDLGAVKIPGSAGFDGERFVLEASGTADTYRSTHLRLPGDGAITARIVFPLSSQYSKIGVTLRDSLDADAAHAAMLIQGLPLHTWSGVWSVRPKAGAAVTGTGSTPVPPSQQTAITSSAAFPISNLGELPESATPLEAPYVEGAGDGYRLRAPYWVRVTRKGRRCTGAISPDGIRWTEVGSSEVELGRTAYAGLVLTSCLGVDEEYAETGTGAFDNVCVTSAAIGEIWSPPRPGRTATGLTAATGADAVELAWTDPDPSARYKVLRSTSADGPFETIATGIGAVGFGTRVRYADATGAPGTTYHYAVAKTNCGGRGPLSESTAARMPTPTVPQLTSATSAFANKGDAFRHVLRGSHEPVRFTADGLPDGLRLDRRTGLISGTPNRTGEFTVTTTAGNAAGDGTGKLTLTVGTPPPAPWTYGDLGDVVLDDRDFGTFGVAAIHTPGSTSYADGTFTVRGAGVDLTVNNQGMTGQFVRRPVTGDCEITARLVSRTGASADRVGLLMAKSLSPFDQAAGAIVSGGTTAQLMLRTTVAGRSTFTGNGTAALPTLLRLKRVGTAFAAALSTDDGATWTPLAEGSIPGFGDAPYYVGLVVCSRNPLARCTTEFDEVSITPM
- a CDS encoding Ig domain-containing protein codes for the protein MNHTHVTGLSRRTLIQAAGATAAAYSLLGTAAGTASAEDRPEAADRLVVHPVPGAMPINTSYVVKARTPGGQWKPVPVLRATTKTINEKTGSGIIRPTSVASLDFTGTVEVQVTSAKGAIGSARVRPLSYDIQHEVSGDTITFALTEPRNLSIEIDGDIYGNLQLHANPIEKTRPEADDPDVIYFGPGMHTPSDGVVKVPSGKTVYLAGGAVLKARVEFINVENARLLGRGIITASDAATLVKFSKNIEIDGILVLNPKSGYSCTIGQSKQVTVRNLHSYSSGQWGDGIDVFSSEDVLIEGVWMRNSDDCIAIYAHRWDYYGDCRNVTVRDSTLWADVAHPVNMGTHGNPEQPETIENIVFSNIDVLQHREPQVLYQGCFALNPGDSNLIRNVRIQDVRVEDFTWGQLFNMRVMANRYNASPGRGIHDVYVRDVTYNGKNEHMPIVVGYDADRQIKNLTFQNLAINDTVIADTMQKPRWYLTPDMVPMFVNEHVTGLRFLKDSEAAATVAPEITSAGEATATARQVFNHLVTASALPTSYDAEGLPQGLKVDDRTGLISGIPQVPGTYKVTVSATNTVGTATKSVSITVQHP
- a CDS encoding carbohydrate ABC transporter permease; this encodes MTATTLPPQSSATDARVRVRTRRLVLYTVLVSVTGLFLGPFGWLVLSALKTQGELAASPVHWLPEAFQWHNFADAFTQIDFLGYARNSLIIALLYATLVTVSSAWVGFGFARLDAPGKKVLFGILLGSMMLPQMVTLLPTYLIFAKVGMVDTYWPWVLWGLSAAPYLVFLFRQFFAGMPRELEEAAIVDGCGYPSIFWRIFLPQSWPVLSASFIIAFTWTWGDYIAPQLLLSTDRTTLAVAVMTTYVNEGGTPVPELQAAASVMYVVPILLIFLVAQRGFVAGMSTSGLK
- a CDS encoding carbohydrate ABC transporter permease, giving the protein MTVDQISSAADRSSAATDTGRAPATAGPRISMTARRHRAFYLFTSPWIIGFLLLTVTPMGYALWLSFTTFDGISPNWKYVGLDNYRELLNDPVTWGALGRAGLFAVTSVPLSIIAGLALAVLVNRPLKARGLFRTLLYLPAVVPPVGAGLAFKLLFDPNSGATNGVVTFFGFEAIGWLADPYARYVLLMTVLWAAGNVMIISLAGLQDVPRELHEAACIDGASAWRTFRSITVPLLSPVLLFQTVTGMIASVQTIMPLLLAPLGDTSGITTVPQSNYLYMMHVFAQYFALGRYGYASALLWVLFVLILIATGLIFRFTSGAVFYNVDPEAKK
- a CDS encoding extracellular solute-binding protein codes for the protein MHTQAGAPVSRRRFLALSAGGAAAGAAALSGCAMQVSTGVSGSGETVTVMVNSGDILPEQVQQAKKDLGIKIVLVKYDITKLIAMLTSGNPPDLVRGVGAEDLPFFAARDVAENLDPYFARSRVLKEDDLDPVNDLWRYDGRTQGKGPRYGMAKDFSQDSMYWYNTAAFDKGGADYPPETGPVTYEEWLDNAKRLVQRKSGQTTVFGGSFNGLTRSTLLATMTAAAGGSLFNDDFSRVDFTAPEARKALAWYIDYCKTKVGPSLIQPDPNGWDGPTFQAGRLAMSNSGYWLGGMIYPDKKLAAVSRLAPAPIFAGGERISACQGGTGLWMPRGAKNKDAAWRVFEWFFGEEPAKARASGGWGIPTLKSLRSLMPAQEEYQKRVLKVQENELKHFSVVSFTPYTRADALDALFNQIAPAAMNGQISVDTLAGRLNSAFNEQMKRGKEQVG